The stretch of DNA AAATCAATTTAAATATTGAAGTATTAGGGTTTTGAACTCTGATCATTTGCTTAGAATAAGAAGTTAGACTAGCTTCATTTTACCATGTTGATAATTTTGTTAGTAAATGTTATCCAtaaaatctcattataaacgaCACATATCCGTATATAaataaagacgggtcaaatacaatatcacattccttaataggacaagcaacaagcTAAGTGGGGTGGTGAGtaccaaaaatgtcaccacttttaagctatttgacccgtctttagctatagacggatatatccgtctatagcaagactagttGAATGTTATTTAACTTATTGAACCACTAGAGCCGATAGTCCATTTTTTTATTGTAAGATTGTTTTATTTTTATGACTTATATGAAAATTAAACTCATGTACAATTTATAGTATTAAAAAATATCGAGTTATTCGCAAGCTTTTCGAGTCGAGCTTGGTCTTGCTCGACTTTACTCACAAAGGACCCGAGCGGAGCACGAGTTAAGCTCATAGAGTCGAGCTTTGACCGAACTTTAACCGAGTCAATCTCAAGCTACTCGCGAGCTGTCTCGTTACATTACCACACCTAAATGTGATGATTCAACTAATTGGTACTCCTTAACTAGCTATAATGCTTAATTAGCTAGCTACACAGCTCACATTGCACATGGACCATTAGGCGACATTGTCAACATATATGAACTAGTGAACTACTAGAACACTACTACACTGTCTATGAAAACGACACGCATAAGATTAAAAATTTAAGGAAATGGGTTGTTCACAAATCATAATCAACCAGCAGCCGGAAACTAACTAGAGTGTTAATGCCGGTTGGTCCACATAAATTGGATAAATGAATAGACTTATCTAATTAAAGCATACTCTCTATCattttaattaataataataataataattaatgaattTGTTGTTGAGACGTCTCAAACTTAATAAAGATCGACTATTCGAAGAATTCATAGATCTCATCCATAATACTTCCCAACATCCACTAGCACAAACTTGATTGAAACTTGTTGATTATTATGGAAACGTTTGTTTCAAACTTTATAGTACTATGTAACTTTAATATGACACAAAATGTTATGGTACAAAATAATCTACACCGACTCAATTTCAGCTcattttagttcagttcagttttattcagttcagttcaatttttctcttcacaaattaacctTTTATTTCAGATTCATTCAAttgttcagttcagttcagctccattaaattCAGTTCAGACTTCAGATAGTTTCACTCCAAAAGAACAGGGGCTACATCTCATCTTTACGCATCTTATTTAACATTTAGATCTGGCCAAATGAACGGGCCAATCCGGCCTAACCCAGCACTCGGGTCAACATTTCCCAAGCCCGGCCAACCCGCCCCTCGATCCCGGTATGACTCATGAACTGTCCAGGCCGGTTCAAGGTCGAAGAAAATGGACCCAGCCCGCCCTTGAaccattgaaaacaaaaaaaaaaataaaaaaaaatttacactAGACTCGGGTCGGCCTCCCTTAAACCGGCCCGGCCAGCCCGTCGTACCCTCCAAGGGCCATGCATGGTCGAGTTGGGTAAACCCGGCCCGTGACCACCTCTAGCAAGAGCTAAATCAATTAGAATAAATTATCAAAAATAGTGTCACTATAAAGTATACCAAATTGTGTAGGTACCAACCAGTTTAATTGATAAACTCATGAGAGATGTTACTCATGACTTAAGTTTAAGGCTTTGTTCTTTTCGGCTGAATTGAATTAAATGAGATTGAGTTGAATTAAAACTAAATTGAATGGAGTTGAGCTGGAATGAATGAAGCTGAAGTAagagataattttatgaagagaTGAGCTGAACAAAACTGACTAAAGCTGAACTGAACGGAATAGGACCGGGCTAAATTAAAATGAGCTAAAATTATTCTAGAAAGAACCGTGCCTAAATTCCATCAACCAATCAGCACCAAAATTATCCTTATGAGTTATGACTTCCTTTACGCCAAAATAATTTATCTATCCGCTATCTAACTGACTCGATCACCATTCACCAATTGTATCCCGTTTATACACAATCTTAAATGAGCCATAATATGGCCCGCAACTTGGACTATAACTTAAAAGTCCGTATACTAGAGTAACAGTGCACCTCATTATGCGATTTGATTGCAAACCCTTTTTGACATAAAAGCCAAAGGAATAAGATTCTTTTGAGAAAAATGTTGGCTAATCcaaaagtgtaaactattgaaaTCAACTAAGATACGTACAAAGTACAAACAATTGAATATTAACCCCTTTTGCAAATTCTTTAACACCCCGTTTTCAGTTCAATTAACTTTAAATTTCACGTTATTCCTTATGTTATGCTGTTCTCGTGACTCATTTAACACAATAAATAAACTGAGTCGATAATTCTCATGAATACAATGTTGTATAGTTTTCTAATGATAGTCAAGTTTGAAATATCGTTATATACGATAATTTATGATGGGTAGTAAGGATTTGAAAGTTAAACCTTTAAACCGAAAGAttttatatttaataataaaatgcaCATCAATATTTAAAAGATAATTACCTCAAATTGTAAAAGCCAATTGCGTGCACCAGCACCGAATCCTCTATGTAAATGATACGCAGGTAAACTCCCATCCAAGCAATCTTCATAACACCACCCACCATTTTCACAAAATTATTTGGATGCGacgtaaataaaaaataattaatattatTCGTAGATAAATATTTAGTTTTGGAATTCATGTTATGTCATAAACGGAAAATATCCATATTACGTATTAGGAGAAAATGTATTTCTTCATACGTAATTGTCTAATATAAATATAGATATTTTCCGTTTAAAACATTAACATTAATTCCAATAAGGGCTTCTttcgtctcattcatttgtttattttttccTCTTGGAGTATTTTAActgaaagtaaacaaatgattgacgGAAAGTATAATTTTGATACTATAGCAAAAAAAGAGAAAATGCATACAAGCGCCAAGAGCAGCGGCTCTATCTATATTCACCAATGTCATACCAACCAAAAGCCGTGACGAATGGTGGTTTGGTTGAGCGTACGCGTACCACGGTCCGAATGTCAGGATCAACAGTAGTACACTCACGCTTATAGTTAACAACATtgtataattttttaaaaaaaatatgaatAAATGAATATAATTGGTTAATTTGTATATTTGAAGGTATATGAATTTTGGAGTAGGTCTTTTGAAAGACGATCGGATATAAAATGATGTAAAATGGGTAAGTGAATAGAGAAGGGGAGTTTTATTAATTGGGAGAAATTGTTAAGAGTTGGAAGAGGAATATAAATGGCGGGAAGAGTATGAAAGGAGAAGGTATAAAGATTAGAGGAAAATGAAAATGGTAGGAGAGACATGCTTTTGAGGGAAGATAAAGAGTGTGTTTGTGGGTCCAATTTGCATATGGTTTGATTATGAttgaatttgtgatttatgagatcgagccaaaaaaaaaaggaaattaaggaaatattaaaagACAAATTGGCCCGATTTATAAATACGTCTTACGTTTAATGAAGGGGTTTAAAATCATTCTTTTTTTCAATTGGTCTGTGACGGGTtatcatttgtgacggatattttgtgacataaaatggtaacaaaatgggttagtggagaaaggggaccacataaatagtgttgcagagagagaaaaaatggatatattgtgaggtaaaatggtatccgtcacaagcttgtgacggatatgtcatgtcttcaatgagaatttgtgtcttTTTTTTTAAGTCGTCTTGGAGAATGgaggttttaaatcatttttttttgtcGGCTTGTAGgccattaattaattttatggtTTTACAAGTCGGGGCTAGCAAGGGCGCTCACCTCCGTTGAAAAATGAAATTTCGAAAATTCTAGTTAAATTTACAAAATTCTTCGCCTCCTAACCATAAATCCGGGCTCTGTCACTACAATTTCACTAACCAATCTCATGATTTTCAATAATTAGGGTTAAATAACATAATTGAAAAAATGTTTGTATTTGGATCTAAGTCATCCAACATTCCAACCCTAATACCAAGTACTGAAATAAATAACGCTAACTTTTACAATCTAAAACTGGTAAGATTTGATGGAATAACCGTCAATTAATGTCTCAATTAGTTGGTTTTGTACCAACACGACTCGATTCAAGATGACTCATAATTTAAGAGtgtcaaatttaaggaatttttTTCTTTTAGTTTATTGAGCATTGTGATTGTTTTGGGTGGGACGTAATTTTTTTCCTATGTGTGAGGAGGTATACTAAGTAAGTGGGCCTTTGACAAATTGAGAGTGGAAGTTGAACAAACTTGGGAGTTGATTGGGTTGATTAACTTGATTTGTTGAAGTGAGCCTAATTTATCCGCGACTCTCGCTTCTTGTGTGACTTCCAGCTCCAAATGACCAAATTGTATCAAGTTGTTAAAAAGAAGCCTTTGTTTTTCATCATTTCTACCTGGCTATGTTGTGGGAGTTGACTAATAAATTGACATGTTTACTATAGCTTAGTCAAGCTAGAATGCAACCATTGTAGGCAAGAATTCACTTAACCTACTTCTTGGAAGGAGATGGAGAAAAAGTTGTATTGAGTGACGGATCGTAGAACAAACGATAAAGGGGTTGTGGTCTAAGTTGTTAACTTCGTGTGTGAATATCTAATACTCTATCGCTTAGCCAAGGGGGTTCGGACGATAAATTTACATGGAAAGATGATAACTAGGAGAGAACGGACCTCCTCCCGACACAACTAAGGCCCTCCACTACAAATTTTACTCATTCAAAACACTTGATAATTAGAGTATTACATAGCATTTAGAATAAAGGGAAAAAAAGATCGAGGTTGATCTTGAAAGAGCCATGTGAAATAACGATTTTCGTCATGTCATTTTTTGGTGTTAAGTGAGTCATAAGGTCGAATATACTACTGATGGGATTTGGACTTAGATCATGAGTATTTCTCATGAGTTTACCAGGTAAACTAGCTAACATCTTTTATTTTAACTACCTTTTTGCCATGCCCTAATAGAACTATTTGCGATTAGGAATTTGAACTCGTATATAAAGTACTTTATTTCGAGCACTTTGAATAATTTATTTTAGGGTTATTTAACATGAATACTCTAACTTATTGGTGGTATTCTCGTAATACTCTGAACTTTACTTTAACCCATAATAAACCACACTATTGACCCCCTATTCTAATAATATACCTGAGTCCTTTTAGACCTGTTAACACAGGTAATACAACCGGTACCACTCCATCTTCCTCTCACCACTCCTCCCCCATTCTTCATCTTCCATTAACACCAACACTTTAGCACCTACACCACTACCCCTTTACACCAGCGGCTCTCCACCACCATTCACCACTCACGACATCACCGTTCTCAAAGACCGTTAGCACCAACATCATCAAACAAAACCCGAAATCAATTTGGGATAAATATCAACTGCAAAACACCATCCTCCTGACTTACTTTGACTACTTTCCGCCACCATAGATCGTCCTCGTCGCTTCACCAAACCCGAATCCCAAATCCCAAATCAATTTGGGGTAAATGTCAACTGGTTGTGGGTTCTTCTTTGGTGCTTCTCAATTGTCGACCTCCATTCTACATGTTCCCTTTTTTCATCTCATCTCCAACCTCGTACGTTACGCATCGACAGCTGGATGCCGACGTACCACAGGGGACAAGACCAGGTGACCAACATCCCTGGGAATCGCGAATGATTTCCACTCTCTTGCTCTTCAACTTCACTCCGGTCAACACGATTTTAATGGTTCTtgaggtgttggtggtggtggatgAGCTTTGGGCTTTGTGGGTCGAGACTTGGGTGTGGCGGTCTGCGGTGATCGTGGTGCTGGTGATAGATTAtaatttgtgtatttttttttggtAAGGGGTGCTGGTGATACATTATTAGACTAGGGAAAGATAGGTGGATGGATTTGTGAATTACAAGGAAATAATGGAATAATAGGGTCATTTAACTTGTTAAACAGGTAGCAGGTCACCCGTTACATTATTAGAATAGGGGGTCAATAGTATGGTTTATTGTGGGTTAAACTAGAATTCAGAGTATTACGAGAATACTACCAATAGGTTGGAGTATTCAGGTTAAATAACCCTTTATTTTATGTTACAAATTATTCGGTGAGTCAATCTTATAGATAAAAGTCACTGAATCAATACATTTCTTATAACCATAACTAGCATAGATCCCGCGCTATGCGCGGTATATATAGAATATTTATTTTCTAGGGTGTTAATTATAATGAAAAACTAATTAAAGAGAATCGAGTAACATTATGAAATGtgtatttttatgaaataaatatattttttttaaccaTGAAATTaatgatttatttatttaaataattcTCCAAATATTTTAATGAATTTTCTATTATCACAAAGTTAATGGTACATATGTGTCAAATTATTctctaaaattaaaattataacatttaATGAAGAATTTACAACGTGCAGTTTATAATTTAACatcaaatttaatttattttgatgAAAAAATTATAACAATTAGCAAAGTTAATAGTTTAATAAAAAAGATAGTTTATAATTTTAATCTATACTAAATAGTTTAATAATTTTAATCTATACTAAATAGTTTAAAGAAGGAATATTTTATTTGTTTCTTGAATTAGATAGATGCATTTGGAGGGAAATAAGAGAAAtattattctcttagtagtaaagGAGATTTTATTAGTAAATATAGATAGTGAAtataaattaaataggaaataaatattacTATCTAGTATAATTCACTTGGGCGGGAAATGCAAGCGGGAAAATATAGAGATGTGTTAATCTTTTAGTCTATAGGGGATTATAATAACTTGTACTCGTAAtgtttaaaattttatttgacaGTCATATTCTATGATGATATCTAACATTTTCATATAAGGTTGTCATTCTACCAAGTACCAATAAGGGTTGGTCCCAACTCCCAACGGCAAAGAGTACACCTTGTGTCCTTGAAGTTAAGGGTTTGAGTCTCGTTGAGTTAAAATATAACCATGTTCACAGACGATATGTAAACACCACCTTAAGTCCTCCAAGTGTGCCGATGGTCTGCCTTGACCTTGAACTTGATAAGGCCTACAATAATCAAGATGAATTTTATGGTAAATAAATACAAGTACTTATGTTAATAAGgttattattttttcatttttcaatagTGCATATCATATTGTAGATTTGTAGACATTCCAATGGTCCAATATGCGCGAGAGTTGAATGGAGAAGAGCCATCACATTATTATGATTTCGACGGTCCATGGATCATAATTGACATAACCCACTCTGGGCCCAAAGTACCCACTAACCAACAAAATCTACCCACAAAAAATGgaagagaaaaaggattacgcatctgaggtagtacctcatactttgtagtttttgagcatatacacattttttctgagcatattaccatttataaatatagtttttgagcaatattatatttttttagtgtactgttttagtaaatgtgctcaaaaactttatactaaagtagaactcaaaaactttaaaataaaactcagaaaataaacaataagaggtagtatctcagatgtatagtctatgaactgctTTActacaaataggattatacatccagttgtaccataagcatggtacaaccaagtataagaatccgagcttatgtgtattctttctgagctaatttaaattttatgtttttaatgtgtaaatgaatgaactcaatactttctaataaagctcatattctttaatataaagctcggatactttgacACAAAGCTCGGGTTcaacaccgtacaacatatacaactggttgtatagtccataaaTTGATCACTTTACCAACTAAACTAGTTAACATTTGCATATTAGAGTTATTGAAACAACATTTATGCAAGAAAAGGGACCAAATGCAAAATACGTCAAATTTTACGTTTACAATTCCATACTTTCAcaaatttcaaagaaaataagACGATTTCACCCTGTTAGATGTTTTATTTATATGAAAAATAacgcatttattattgttattaataaataagtattttattatatttttatacaAATAGACTGACCGTCAATAATACAAGTAAATATAATAACTTTCCTTTACTTCAATCTGACTGTTTTTTATGTAACTAAAGAGTCAAAAGGGTGCTTACTGTGCAAGTGTAGAACAATTCCCAATAACACCAATTTTCTTGCATTTTTCTTTGCCCAAAATCTCCTTCAATCCAAGGTTAGTCCAAACTTCATATCCCTTAAttcttcacatttttaattacTAGTATTCATCATTTTTTGTTCATGTATTTCTTGAAAGATCTCTTTTTGCATTATATGATTTGGGTATTTGTTTATATTGggtatatatatatttatatctGGGATTAGTTTTACTGTTTTACTGTTTGATTTGCAATCCCTAATCATAGTTACTCGGTTACTCCATCTGTTCAAACAATTCAATTCGTTTATTAAAATACACCTCACATAGTCACATATATTGAACAAACGTATGAAATTGGCTCGAATAATACGGTTAATACTAGGTTGAGGATAAATGGCATTAAAATTTAGGGGTAATTTCTGAAAATTGATCTGAGGCATTTTAGTTGTAGTTTAGAGAATGAATAAATACGGTTAGGCGccattcttttggacttaattccACTTCAGTTCAAGTTAGGTTGCATTAGATAGTTTCAGTTCGAAAGAATAAGGCTTTAGTATCAGTGATGAGCTTTATAGAGTGCTGGTTGCTTTACGATTTACGATTGTTTCTCGAGATGCGACTTGTTAGTATTGTTATAACTATTGGTTCTAAGCAGAGGCGAGTCCaggattttgattttggtgtAGCAAAATATATACTCAAGGTAGAGTGTATAGATAATTAGTGTGAAAGCCGTAAATATTGGTGTAGCAAATCACGAAATTCTAACtgaatttttttggttttggtCTACCGGCTGCTACACTGTAGCCGTACATGGCCTCGCCCCTGGTTCTATGCTCCGTAGAGACTAGAGAGTGCTTTATATGACTAAAAATGTGACAGGATTGGGTACATCATACTGGTGTTATTTACATGAATGCGATCTTGACTCTTGAGTCATATGGTGTTTATCGTTCTCCTGAGAAAGTTTCTAGTGTCTCGACATTATTCATTCTCTTTTGCATTCAGCGTGTAATTTTCTCCTCTTTAGCAAATAATATGAGTGAGGTTAAGCTTTTCTTGGTAAAATGTTTTGATGTGTCACCACTTGTATTAGTTTTAGTATGATATTGACTCATCGACTCTTCCTACTTGACATATTTCAGGTTGCAGGGTTTCTTTGGTCCATTTAACACCAGAGAAAAACTGCAGCTTTGGTTGCAGAACTTCGTACAGTTAAGAGTTCAATTGACTGGCTGAAGTGTTGAATGCGGAGATAACTATGGGTTCATTGTGGCAACTTGTATTTCTGTTAGAGCCTGCGCCTATCACTTTAATTATAACGGCAGTTGCCGTGACTTCTGGGTCTGCATTTCGAGCTCTTAGTCATGGAAAAGAGAtggaaagaaatcacgatttgtctgaagcatcaattaccTTGGATAGGTCTCAGGCACTTATGATTCCAGTAATGAGTTCGTTCAGTTTGATTTTGATGTTTTACTTGTTTTCTTCGGTGTCGCAAATCCTCACAGCTTTCACGGCAGTTGCCTCAGCGTGCTCTCTTTTCTTTTGCCTATCGCCTTATGTCAATCATGTCAAGTCACAATTTGGATTGGCGGATCCTTTCGTGTCGCGGTGTTGTTCAAAGTCGTTCACACGAAGCCAAGGGTTCCTGTTAGTTGCATGCTTTGGAATGGTGTCGGCTTGGCTTGTAACCGGACATTGGATTTTAAACAACATGCTCGGTATTTCATTGTGTGTTGCATTCGTAAGCCATGTGCGACTTCCAAATATAAAAGTATGTGCAATGCTCTTGGGGTGTTTGTTTATGTATGACATATTTTGGGTTTTCTATTCTGAGAGATTTTTCGGGGCAAATGTAATGGTTTCGGTAGCAACTAAGCAAGCATCAAATCCTGTTCACACCGTAGCTCACAGTTTGAGTCTTCCTGGTTTGCAATTAATCACTAAGAAGTTGGAGCTACCGGTTAAGATAGTTTTCCCAAGAAATTTGCTAGGTGGGATTAATCCAGAAGGATACAGTACGGGCTTCATGATGCTTGGTCTCGGAGATATGGTATAACATCCTTTCACCTGAATCAGCTAATCTCAccgtctttattgagtttgactTGGATTTAAGTACATTGCTTATTTGCATTTCTTAGCTAAATAAGGTGTAGGGAAATAGATGGATTTATTTTTCCTCCTACAAGGATAGTTAAAATACCTCTTATCATAGGAAAGATTTGTACGGAATACGTCAAAATTCCACTGCCCTACCCTCCCCTGAAATCTTCCGTTCTACATCTGTATCCAAACAATGCATTAATCTTCTCATTAAAGCTAAAAAGATTGTTACTGTACCGGTGGGTTATTGTTCCATGCTTTGGGCTTAACTTAAACTAAATGACATTCTTAGGACAACTGTTGTTGACCTTGTTGTCATCCTCTGCCATGCACAAACTGAGCGTGATATGCTAGTTCAGTATCCTCGTGTCATTTGTTGGCTAGTAGTGTGTATATTACGCTCTCATTAGCAGTGAAGTTACCGTATTGTTTGTTTATTCATGGACAACTCTTCGAAGCGTGGTAATTTTCGTCCTGTTCGAGTACAACTTCCCTTAGTAGAGTGATTTTCACGCAATTGCCTCAAATATGTATTTTATGTACATTTAATTTTTCTTGCCACATTTTTATCAGGCTATCCCTGGCATGCTCCTGGCGTTAGTTCTGAGCTTTGATCATAGAAAGAACAAGGATCCAATCACATCATCAAAAGGACACAAATACATATGGTATGCCATTTGTGGCTACGCTGTAGGTCTTGTAACGGCTTTAGCTGCTGGATTATTGTCTCAATCTCCGCAACCAGCACTTTTGTACCTGGTAAGATGCTTATGTTATTATTTTACACTTTATGTGAAATTGATGGTAATGGAAACTCATTTGGAACCTTTATTTATCGttgccaacaaaaaaaaaaaaaaaaaaaaaaagaaactcaTTTGGAACGAGAGTTACGAGACAGTCTTGACTTCCGGGTTTGCTTGATGTGATCGGCATGAATACAATGTCATCTATTTCTGTTGCTCTGTTGGTTCTCTGCAGCATTTACATAGACATCATCATATCCATTTATTTTCAGTTTATTTTAGAGTGCTGTAGTTGGAAACTTAAAATTATTTTTTGAACTAAATACAAATAAGGACATGAacaaattatttattaaatatataaaaggAATGCTAGTATTTTTTAAGGGGGTAAAGAAGACAATTCTTTTTATCTCTAATCCGCTAACCTAATATGCTGCTAGGAGTAGCATATTGCAAAATAGCATATTGGATCCCAATATGCTATTTCAATATGccattaaccaaatgctataaataGCATATTCTTAAGTCAAACATGCTAATCCTCTCCAATATGCTGAAATTTGGTCAATATGTCTTCATGGTTCATcgctttggtttttttttttttttttccattattTGATCTACATGTCATAGTTGATATTGCACCCTCTTAATTTAATGGCGGAAAAGATTACGCACAATCAGATGATTATTCTTTG from Silene latifolia isolate original U9 population chromosome 10, ASM4854445v1, whole genome shotgun sequence encodes:
- the LOC141606789 gene encoding signal peptide peptidase-like 1, which translates into the protein MGSLWQLVFLLEPAPITLIITAVAVTSGSAFRALSHGKEMERNHDLSEASITLDRSQALMIPVMSSFSLILMFYLFSSVSQILTAFTAVASACSLFFCLSPYVNHVKSQFGLADPFVSRCCSKSFTRSQGFLLVACFGMVSAWLVTGHWILNNMLGISLCVAFVSHVRLPNIKVCAMLLGCLFMYDIFWVFYSERFFGANVMVSVATKQASNPVHTVAHSLSLPGLQLITKKLELPVKIVFPRNLLGGINPEGYSTGFMMLGLGDMAIPGMLLALVLSFDHRKNKDPITSSKGHKYIWYAICGYAVGLVTALAAGLLSQSPQPALLYLVPSTLGPIVVVSWIRKELMELWDGSLTNVSDKAHPIDV